The genomic window GTAAACCGATTATTCGTATTAGCGCGGGGGATTGTATTAAGAAAGCTGATGCAGTCATGACACAATTAGTGAATAAGCTTGGGAAATAGATATATGGTTTGCTAGAGAGAACATTATTATCAAAGAAAAAACTTTTGGGGTGGGCTATCAATGAATGAAAGAATTCGTCACTTAAAGCAAGATTTATTCAAAAGAGACCGAAAAGTTTCGATTGAAAGAGCCTTGTTATACACAGAAAGCTACCAGCAAACAAAGGGCGAACCAACTATAATCAGAAGAGCGAAGGCAACGGAGAACATACTAAATAAGGTGAAGATATCCATTAGAGATAAAGAACTTATTGTTGGGAATCGAACTGTTGAGCCTAGGTCAGGGATTATATCCCCAGAGATGGATCCCTACTGGATTCTTGCTGAATTAGATACGATTCATAGCCGGCCTCAGGATAAGTTTGTGATAAGTGAAGAAGATAAACAAATATATCGAGACACACTTTATCCTTATTGGGAAAAAAACTCGATGAAGGACTTTATTAACGCACAGATTAGTCCAAAAGTAAAAGAGGCTGTTAACCAAGATGTTTTTAAGTTAAATCAAACGGACAAAGGCCAGGGACATATTATTATGGACTTTCCGTTTATATTAAATCAAGGTGTGCAATCTATTATTGACATAATAGACGGAAAAGTAGGATCACATCCTGATAATCTTTATTATGAAGCTGCAAAAATTACATTTAAAGCTACGCAGCAACATATTCTTCGCTATGCGGACCTTGCAAGGGTAGAAGCTGAAATGTACGAAGATGATCACGAAAGAAAGAATGAGCTTTTAGAGATTGAACGAATTTGTAGAAAAATTACGTATAGTAAGCCGGACTCGTTTTATGAAGCAAGTCAGTTATTGTGGTTTATTAGTCTTGTTGGTCAATATGAGTCAAATGCATCGTCACTATCTTTAGGACGTATTGATCAATATATGTATCCGTTCTATGAATATAGCTTGAAAAATGGTGACTCTCAAGAGTACTTAAAAGAGCTTTTAGAATGCTTTTTTATTAAAACGAATGATGTTGTATTAATTCGTAGTGAAAACAGTGCCAAGTATTTTGCTGGATTTCCAACGGGTTATACAGTTGCTCTTGGGGGACTAACTGAAACCGGAAGAGATGCAGTTAATGATTTATCCTACTTGTTCTTTGAAGCGTATCATGATGTTCAATTACCACAGCCGAACTTATCGGTTCGAACAAATGAGTTAATTCCACGTGCATTTTTGAACAAGACTGCTGAAACAATTCGATTAGGCACCGGAATTCCGCAATTGTTTAATGATGAAGTAATTGTACCAGGATTTTTATCAAAGGGTGTTACGTTAGAGGATGCTAGGGATTATGCGATTGTTGGTTGTGTTGAAATAACAATCCCAGGTAAGACATATGGATTACATGATATTGCACTCTTTAATTTATTGAAAATAATGGAATTATCTATTTTAGAACACAAAGACAATTCTCACGTAACCTATGAAACAATCATCGAAGATATACAAGCAAAAATTAAACATTATGTAGAACTCGTTACAGAAGGTGCTAACATAGTGGACATTGGTCACAGAGAATTTGCTCCGACACCATTTTTATCAACATTAATTGATAGTTGTTTAGAAAAAGGTAAGGATGTTACAGAGGGAGGAGCGAAGTATAACTTCTCTGGTATTCAAGGTATTGGACAAGCGAATCTTAGTGATTCATTATATGCGATTAAGAAGCTTGTTTTTGAAGAAAAACGAATTGAGTTTAAAGAATTAGTTGAAGCGTTAGAAAATGATTTTGGTACTGAAGAGCAAGAGAGGCTTCGAGTTCGTTTGATTAATCGTTATGATAAATATGGAAATGACAATGATGAAATTGATGATATAGCTGCTAGTTTGTTCCGCGTTTACGCAAAAGAGCTTGAGAAGTATACGAATGTACGTGGAGGCGTCTTTACGGCGGGGGCGTATACTGTATCGGCACACATTCCATTAGGAGAAGCAGTCGGAGCCACACCAGATGGAAGAAAAGCCAAAGAGCAGCTGGCAGATGGTGGGC from Bacillus sp. HMF5848 includes these protein-coding regions:
- a CDS encoding formate C-acetyltransferase encodes the protein MNERIRHLKQDLFKRDRKVSIERALLYTESYQQTKGEPTIIRRAKATENILNKVKISIRDKELIVGNRTVEPRSGIISPEMDPYWILAELDTIHSRPQDKFVISEEDKQIYRDTLYPYWEKNSMKDFINAQISPKVKEAVNQDVFKLNQTDKGQGHIIMDFPFILNQGVQSIIDIIDGKVGSHPDNLYYEAAKITFKATQQHILRYADLARVEAEMYEDDHERKNELLEIERICRKITYSKPDSFYEASQLLWFISLVGQYESNASSLSLGRIDQYMYPFYEYSLKNGDSQEYLKELLECFFIKTNDVVLIRSENSAKYFAGFPTGYTVALGGLTETGRDAVNDLSYLFFEAYHDVQLPQPNLSVRTNELIPRAFLNKTAETIRLGTGIPQLFNDEVIVPGFLSKGVTLEDARDYAIVGCVEITIPGKTYGLHDIALFNLLKIMELSILEHKDNSHVTYETIIEDIQAKIKHYVELVTEGANIVDIGHREFAPTPFLSTLIDSCLEKGKDVTEGGAKYNFSGIQGIGQANLSDSLYAIKKLVFEEKRIEFKELVEALENDFGTEEQERLRVRLINRYDKYGNDNDEIDDIAASLFRVYAKELEKYTNVRGGVFTAGAYTVSAHIPLGEAVGATPDGRKAKEQLADGGLSPMVGRDKLGPTAVLKSVSKLDNYLTVNGSLLNLKFSPSSIEGEEGINKFSDFLMAFTKLKIQHVQFNVLTKETLIDAQKHPQNYKGLIVRVAGYSAFFVELDRKLQNDIIARVEHSL